In Candidatus Beckwithbacteria bacterium, one genomic interval encodes:
- a CDS encoding amidohydrolase family protein encodes MSLQKFPGFTDIHVHLREPGATHKEDFSTGSRAAIKGGFTFIIDMPNNPLFTLTKARLSQKIKLSKKKAICDIGFYFGTNGENIPEFKHVWNNKQVFGLKLFLNHTTGEMLIEDIGKLEQIFKSWQSQKPILVHAEGVQLAAALALAHFYNRKLHVCHLSQDTEVELIKKAKAKKQAVTAGVTPHHLFMTEKDVLKMKGFAMVKPKLGTQKDQDSLWQGLQNGTIDLVETDHAPHTIEEKKADPPAHGITGLEAALGLLFLAVKNKKLKQKDVIRLLYDKPKEIFNIPNQPHTFIELDPQKPYIFGQDTFETKCNWYPYKDWQLYGKVEKVVLYGKTVLQNGKIIV; translated from the coding sequence ATGTCTTTGCAAAAATTTCCAGGCTTTACTGATATTCATGTTCACTTGCGCGAACCAGGCGCAACACACAAGGAAGATTTTTCGACTGGTTCAAGAGCAGCTATAAAAGGTGGCTTTACATTTATTATCGACATGCCCAATAATCCGCTTTTTACGCTGACTAAAGCTAGACTCTCCCAAAAAATTAAACTGTCAAAGAAGAAGGCTATTTGTGATATAGGTTTTTATTTTGGAACCAATGGGGAAAACATACCTGAATTCAAACATGTCTGGAATAATAAGCAGGTTTTTGGACTAAAACTATTTTTAAATCATACAACTGGCGAAATGTTGATTGAAGATATCGGGAAACTTGAGCAAATTTTTAAAAGCTGGCAAAGCCAAAAGCCGATTTTAGTCCATGCTGAAGGTGTCCAGCTGGCTGCTGCTTTGGCTCTAGCTCATTTTTATAATCGCAAACTGCATGTTTGTCATTTGAGTCAGGATACCGAAGTAGAGCTTATAAAAAAAGCTAAAGCTAAAAAACAGGCAGTGACAGCAGGAGTGACACCACACCATCTTTTTATGACCGAAAAAGATGTTTTGAAAATGAAAGGTTTTGCTATGGTTAAACCCAAATTAGGCACTCAAAAAGATCAAGACAGTTTGTGGCAAGGTCTACAGAATGGCACTATTGATCTAGTAGAAACTGATCATGCTCCTCATACCATTGAAGAGAAAAAGGCTGATCCACCGGCTCATGGCATCACTGGTTTGGAAGCAGCTCTTGGTTTGCTGTTTTTAGCAGTGAAAAATAAAAAGCTCAAACAAAAAGATGTGATCCGATTGCTTTATGATAAACCTAAAGAAATTTTTAATATTCCCAATCAACCTCATACTTTTATCGAACTAGATCCTCAAAAACCATATATATTTGGCCAGGATACATTTGAAACCAAATGCAATTGGTATCCATATAAAGATTGGCAACTTTATGGCAAAGTTGA
- the pyrB gene encoding aspartate carbamoyltransferase, with protein sequence MAANLLYNQSLLSVDQISKEKAELILDTARQMRELVKSKGSGDSLKGKVVTALFYEPSSRTFASFITAAQRLGAGFLPLQGMTYSSVAKGENLADTVRTFASYSDCIVIRHPEVGSAKIAADFSPKPVINAGDGVGEHPTQALLDLCTIADHFKNIGNLEVTMVGDLLNGRTVHSLSKLLSMYPAMKINLVSPQLLQMPKEFISLLEKRKVKVSQSETLDKVIGSTDILYVTRVQKERFTDLTSYEKLKHHYIITTKIANQMKKQAIIMHPFPRVGEIEMDVDLDPRAAYIKDQIPNGMYVRMALLQLILLP encoded by the coding sequence ATGGCCGCAAACCTTTTATACAATCAAAGTCTTTTATCTGTTGATCAAATTAGTAAAGAAAAAGCCGAGCTTATTTTAGATACCGCTAGACAAATGAGAGAGCTTGTCAAAAGCAAAGGTAGTGGTGATAGTTTAAAAGGTAAAGTTGTTACTGCTTTGTTTTATGAGCCTTCCAGCCGAACTTTTGCTTCCTTTATTACTGCCGCCCAACGTTTAGGCGCAGGTTTTTTGCCACTACAAGGCATGACATACTCATCGGTAGCTAAAGGCGAAAACCTAGCTGATACGGTTCGGACTTTTGCCAGCTATAGTGATTGTATTGTCATCCGTCATCCCGAAGTCGGCTCTGCCAAAATTGCCGCTGATTTTTCCCCAAAGCCAGTGATTAACGCCGGTGATGGCGTTGGTGAACATCCTACCCAAGCCTTGCTTGATCTATGTACTATTGCTGATCATTTTAAAAATATTGGCAACCTGGAAGTTACCATGGTTGGAGATTTATTGAATGGCCGTACGGTCCATTCTTTATCAAAACTCTTGTCCATGTACCCAGCTATGAAGATTAACTTGGTCTCGCCGCAACTATTGCAAATGCCTAAAGAGTTTATTAGTTTGCTGGAAAAACGGAAAGTCAAAGTGAGCCAAAGTGAAACTCTGGATAAAGTGATCGGCAGCACTGATATTTTATATGTGACACGGGTTCAGAAAGAGCGCTTCACTGATCTGACAAGCTACGAAAAACTCAAACATCATTATATTATTACCACTAAAATAGCTAATCAGATGAAAAAGCAGGCCATCATTATGCATCCCTTTCCTAGGGTTGGGGAAATCGAAATGGATGTGGATTTAGATCCCAGAGCAGCCTATATTAAAGATCAGATACCCAATGGCATGTATGTGCGTATGGCTTTACTGCAATTAATTTTGTTACCATAA